Proteins from a single region of Haloterrigena alkaliphila:
- a CDS encoding ABC transporter ATP-binding protein, with amino-acid sequence MAILEVDSLRKEYGDFTAVDGSTFAVERGEVFGVVGPNGAGKTTTLKMLAGLIEPTGGTAVVAGHTPGDPAMQRRLGFLPEESPLYEEMTANSYLEFFADLYDVPRDVARDRIERSLERLDLEHRDRRIGNMSKGMQRKVAIARALVNDPDVLIFDEPASGLDPLTTNYIIEFTRELSDEGKTIVFSAHNLFHVESVCDRIVIMNDGRIVARGTVEEIRDAHGGTEYHVYATADAGGDPVAGEPTVDADGDGAGAAGDGADVDGTGVATGDAGADASGGGEFRHVVADMDGVEAVREAVEREGGRVTDIQTKTPSLEEIFLEVAGEPAAARDDSATGPADENAEDTENAEDAADTENAAEART; translated from the coding sequence ATGGCGATACTTGAAGTCGACTCCCTCCGCAAAGAATACGGCGACTTCACCGCCGTCGACGGCAGTACCTTCGCGGTCGAGCGCGGCGAGGTCTTCGGCGTCGTCGGCCCCAACGGCGCGGGAAAGACGACGACGCTGAAGATGCTCGCCGGACTGATCGAACCGACCGGCGGCACCGCCGTCGTCGCCGGTCACACCCCCGGCGACCCCGCGATGCAACGCCGCCTCGGCTTCCTCCCCGAGGAGTCCCCCCTCTACGAGGAGATGACCGCGAACAGCTATCTCGAGTTCTTCGCGGATCTCTACGACGTCCCCCGCGACGTCGCTCGCGACCGGATCGAGCGCTCGCTCGAGCGTCTCGATCTGGAACACCGGGACCGACGGATCGGCAACATGTCGAAGGGCATGCAGCGAAAGGTGGCCATCGCGCGGGCGCTGGTGAACGACCCCGACGTGCTCATCTTCGACGAGCCCGCGTCGGGCCTCGACCCGCTGACGACCAACTACATCATCGAGTTCACGCGCGAACTGAGCGACGAAGGCAAGACCATCGTCTTCAGCGCGCACAACCTCTTTCACGTCGAGAGCGTCTGCGATCGGATCGTCATCATGAACGACGGCCGGATCGTCGCCCGCGGGACCGTCGAGGAGATCCGGGACGCCCACGGCGGTACCGAGTACCACGTCTACGCGACCGCCGACGCCGGCGGCGATCCCGTTGCCGGTGAGCCGACCGTCGACGCCGACGGTGACGGTGCTGGCGCCGCTGGAGACGGTGCTGACGTCGACGGTACCGGTGTGGCCACCGGCGATGCCGGTGCGGACGCTTCCGGTGGCGGCGAGTTCCGTCACGTCGTCGCCGACATGGACGGCGTCGAGGCCGTCCGCGAAGCCGTCGAGCGCGAGGGTGGTCGTGTGACCGACATCCAGACGAAGACGCCGAGCCTCGAGGAGATATTCCTCGAGGTCGCCGGCGAGCCGGCCGCGGCTCGAGACGACTCGGCGACCGGGCCGGCGGACGAGAACGCCGAGGATACCGAGAACGCCGAGGACGCGGCGGACACCGAGAACGCGGCGGAGGCGCGGACGTGA
- a CDS encoding ABC transporter permease subunit, giving the protein MTDERERDRSRWRRLRGAVARTARISRWEVARSAGTVDRKTALVVVAMLLTVGVVGFSTANEGLGLEDDIYVVAVDEDNPYHDVAVESDTFRAIPLAELEVADDGARANADVAFTRDGRVERFDPHGNAAYAAFRDAVESYNQHRLSQEANETAAYPVLVELDYQDRNLAEPTDDEAGGDGGTTGGDGGQSGTGDGEGSGETTDDSGSSGSDGSGDRTGGSDGGNGDGGSDDGRLQVPDIGGSAADGLSGPPGSISPPFPFKSLVLAFLFVVPMNFAIQAYGSTIVDERVKRRGELLLVSPASRYEIVAGKTVPYLLGLVAIAVGISVAVGGGILSVAAAVPIALLFLASTFGGAMFARSYKELTFVTVTISVFLTTYTFIPAVFTDVNPIALISPLTLIVMDLQGESVSFGEYLFSTGPFYCAAAVCYLLGIGVYREEDMFTQKAIPGKVIDAIASRLRGYRSVALLSILFIPFVFGGQLLAVALLFAVPEALALPVIIVFAAALEEVAKSIHVYAGFARSRFDASLRVAAILGIVSGAGFFVGEKVTHIVQFVGLPELSVGTAAFGPALSSDPLVLVAVFFAPLVLHAVTATISALGASRGRTQYALAFLVATLVHAAYNVGVIILVA; this is encoded by the coding sequence GTGACCGACGAGCGCGAACGTGACCGGTCCCGGTGGCGCCGACTCCGCGGGGCAGTGGCGCGAACGGCGCGGATCTCCCGCTGGGAGGTCGCCCGGAGCGCCGGCACGGTCGATCGGAAGACGGCGCTCGTGGTAGTCGCGATGCTCCTGACCGTCGGCGTCGTCGGGTTCTCGACCGCCAACGAGGGACTGGGTCTCGAGGACGACATCTACGTGGTCGCCGTCGACGAAGACAACCCCTACCACGACGTCGCCGTCGAGAGCGACACGTTCAGAGCGATCCCGCTCGCGGAGCTCGAGGTCGCCGACGACGGAGCCCGGGCGAACGCCGACGTGGCGTTCACGCGGGACGGCCGCGTCGAGCGGTTCGATCCCCACGGAAACGCCGCTTACGCCGCGTTTCGGGACGCAGTCGAGTCGTACAACCAGCACCGACTGAGTCAGGAAGCCAACGAGACGGCCGCCTATCCGGTGCTCGTCGAACTCGACTATCAGGACCGTAACCTCGCGGAACCGACCGACGACGAGGCCGGGGGTGATGGCGGAACTACCGGCGGTGACGGCGGCCAGTCCGGCACCGGTGATGGTGAGGGATCCGGCGAGACGACGGACGACTCCGGGAGCAGCGGTTCGGATGGCTCCGGCGATCGAACCGGCGGAAGCGATGGCGGCAACGGTGACGGCGGGAGCGACGACGGCCGACTACAGGTGCCCGACATCGGCGGGAGCGCAGCGGACGGCCTCTCCGGGCCGCCGGGTTCGATCTCGCCGCCGTTCCCCTTCAAGTCGCTGGTGCTGGCGTTCCTGTTCGTCGTCCCGATGAACTTCGCCATCCAGGCCTACGGGAGCACGATCGTCGACGAGCGGGTCAAACGGCGCGGCGAACTGCTGCTCGTCTCTCCGGCCTCGCGCTACGAGATCGTCGCCGGGAAGACGGTGCCGTACCTGCTGGGACTCGTCGCCATCGCCGTCGGCATCTCCGTCGCGGTCGGCGGGGGCATCCTCTCGGTCGCCGCGGCCGTCCCGATCGCGTTGCTGTTCCTCGCGTCGACGTTCGGGGGGGCGATGTTCGCCCGTTCGTACAAGGAACTCACGTTCGTGACGGTCACGATCAGCGTCTTCCTGACGACGTACACGTTCATTCCGGCGGTCTTCACCGACGTGAACCCAATCGCGCTGATCTCGCCGCTGACGCTGATCGTGATGGACCTGCAGGGCGAGTCCGTCTCGTTCGGCGAGTACCTGTTCTCGACGGGGCCGTTCTACTGCGCGGCGGCCGTCTGCTACCTGCTCGGGATCGGCGTCTACCGCGAGGAGGACATGTTCACCCAGAAGGCGATCCCGGGGAAGGTGATCGACGCCATCGCGAGTCGCCTCCGCGGCTACCGGAGCGTCGCCCTCCTGTCGATTCTCTTCATCCCCTTCGTCTTCGGGGGCCAGTTGCTCGCCGTCGCGCTGCTGTTCGCCGTCCCCGAGGCGTTGGCTCTGCCCGTCATCATCGTGTTCGCGGCTGCCCTCGAGGAGGTCGCAAAGAGCATCCACGTCTACGCCGGGTTCGCCCGCTCGCGGTTCGACGCCTCGCTGCGCGTCGCCGCGATTCTCGGGATCGTCTCGGGCGCCGGCTTCTTCGTCGGCGAGAAGGTGACGCACATCGTCCAGTTCGTCGGTCTGCCGGAGCTGTCCGTCGGGACCGCCGCGTTCGGTCCCGCGCTCTCGAGCGACCCGCTCGTCCTCGTCGCCGTCTTCTTCGCCCCGCTGGTGTTACACGCGGTGACGGCGACGATTTCGGCGCTCGGGGCGAGTCGCGGCCGAACCCAGTACGCCCTCGCCTTCCTGGTCGCGACGCTCGTTCACGCGGCCTACAACGTGGGGGTGATCATCCTTGTCGCGTGA
- a CDS encoding ABC transporter permease produces the protein MSRDRGGRSSDESTPIQRGPNPPTRSDGGADAAGDSRFGARWALARRELRSLRSEKTIVLALAIQLVIAAFSSFLVVGLVSLYDPSAVDGYETEIVVTGDDPEALQQLNALAAEQDGLRSSVAADRAAAVQAFEDGRVAAMLEVHRNADGRLVVEATVPDGGLETTLLVVQLQELLESLEHHEHVANAEFLEEPPLTVPEGGEASPYVEFTYTILLPLLVFLPVFISGSIVVDSLIEERSRGTLELLRVSPLSLVDIADAKLLAIAALAPLQATAWLVLLAFNGTAIAAPIPLVVLAAALALLVTAAGTGVALLAPDRRQAQLCYSVGIVGALVVATLLPEHPANTVAKFAIGNPTATTWLSLAAYCLLAIGGYLAVRAGVARLEADAL, from the coding sequence TTGTCGCGTGATCGGGGCGGTCGCTCGAGCGACGAGTCGACGCCGATCCAGCGGGGTCCGAATCCGCCGACGCGGTCGGACGGCGGCGCCGACGCGGCCGGCGACTCCCGTTTCGGTGCGCGCTGGGCCCTCGCCCGTCGCGAACTCCGGTCGCTTCGCTCCGAGAAGACCATCGTGCTCGCGCTGGCGATCCAGCTCGTCATCGCGGCGTTCTCCTCGTTCCTCGTCGTCGGGCTCGTCTCGCTGTACGACCCCAGCGCCGTCGACGGCTACGAGACCGAGATCGTCGTCACCGGCGACGACCCCGAGGCGCTCCAGCAGCTCAACGCGCTCGCCGCCGAGCAGGACGGACTCCGCTCGAGCGTCGCGGCGGACAGGGCCGCCGCCGTGCAGGCCTTCGAGGACGGACGGGTGGCGGCGATGCTCGAGGTGCACCGGAACGCCGACGGCCGACTCGTCGTCGAGGCGACGGTCCCCGACGGGGGGCTGGAGACGACCCTGCTCGTCGTCCAGCTTCAGGAACTGCTCGAGAGCCTCGAGCACCACGAGCACGTCGCCAACGCCGAGTTCCTCGAGGAGCCGCCGCTGACCGTCCCCGAGGGTGGCGAGGCGAGCCCGTACGTCGAGTTCACCTACACGATCTTGCTCCCGCTGCTGGTGTTCCTGCCGGTGTTCATCAGCGGCTCGATCGTCGTCGACTCGCTGATCGAGGAGCGCTCGCGGGGCACCCTCGAGTTGCTCCGGGTCAGTCCGCTGTCGCTCGTCGATATCGCGGACGCGAAGCTGCTGGCGATCGCCGCGCTGGCGCCGCTGCAGGCGACCGCGTGGCTGGTCCTGCTCGCGTTCAACGGGACCGCCATCGCGGCGCCGATCCCACTCGTCGTGCTGGCGGCGGCGCTGGCGTTGCTCGTCACCGCGGCGGGGACCGGCGTCGCCCTGCTCGCGCCGGATCGGCGGCAGGCGCAACTGTGCTACTCGGTCGGCATCGTCGGCGCGCTCGTCGTCGCGACCCTGCTGCCCGAACACCCGGCGAACACCGTCGCGAAGTTCGCCATCGGCAACCCCACGGCGACGACCTGGCTCTCGCTGGCGGCGTACTGTCTGCTCGCTATCGGCGGCTACCTCGCCGTCAGGGCGGGCGTCGCGCGGCTCGAAGCGGACGCGCTGTGA
- a CDS encoding penicillin acylase family protein, giving the protein MPSDTTRRGVLAGALAAGVGGLTLTGARELLEQFAPLSGRAWNAADRSLPDAVQSPHGEATLRVDDYGVPHVEADEERAAYFAVGYVQAFDRLFQLDLQRRVMRGQLSEIVGEATLEDDEFHVRMDFAGAAEATWELVAETSAGPLVEAYADGVTAAMEREQLPLEFELLGYEPREWTPVDSMLMEKQISWDLTGNFGELRRALVADRLGEAVAAELYPERMDHDTPILRDAVDADRLEGGDGDGDGTDGSNEPTDAAANGSVGPALTEWLSRYESPTGVGSNSWVVSGDHTESGTPIVAYDPHLTLMTPPLWYEQHVETPERSVRGATFPGVPFVIAGANAAGVWSFTNVGADVLDCYRYEIDDEGERYRYRGEWREFDTEERELAVAGGENRMITVRKTVHGPVLEREERTVGVAWTGHTATRTTDAIYEFGRSGGLEDLLEATRKFDLPTQNLVYADADGRTCYYATGKLPIRTVDGEEVAANRIFDGSAGEGEWTGFTPFGESSWDGFVPFEEKPHAIDPDVLATANQRVVDAPEHYVGVAYAAPYRGSRIYERLDAALEDGGVTDLEFHRDLQRDTRDGRADQLLPDLLEAVAERDVGDRLETAAATLDEWDRRMGRDSEGALVFARWMDHFRRLTVEPQFDEADLDDSYYPTDWAVATLSAHGDLYADRPRGETMVAALEAALDEIDEAGWEEYGDWNTTRAIEHPFGGEAPFLNLDEHALDGSRATVNNYRVGSGVGSSWRMVVEPGGTATAVLPGGNSGDYFSDHYDDQFERWIANEQKPMDRSTEADVAVEFTGGSS; this is encoded by the coding sequence GTGCCATCCGATACCACACGTCGCGGCGTGCTCGCGGGCGCGCTCGCCGCCGGCGTCGGCGGACTGACGTTGACTGGCGCTCGAGAGCTGCTCGAGCAGTTCGCTCCCCTCTCCGGGCGGGCTTGGAACGCGGCCGACCGGTCGCTACCGGACGCGGTCCAGAGTCCCCACGGCGAGGCGACGCTCCGCGTCGACGACTACGGCGTCCCGCACGTCGAGGCGGACGAGGAGCGGGCGGCGTACTTCGCCGTCGGCTACGTGCAGGCGTTCGACCGACTCTTTCAGCTCGACCTCCAGCGGCGAGTCATGCGCGGCCAGCTTTCCGAAATCGTCGGTGAGGCCACCCTCGAGGACGACGAGTTCCACGTCCGCATGGACTTCGCCGGCGCCGCGGAGGCGACCTGGGAACTCGTCGCCGAAACGTCTGCGGGACCGCTCGTCGAGGCCTACGCCGACGGCGTCACCGCGGCGATGGAGCGCGAACAGTTGCCCCTCGAGTTCGAACTCCTCGGCTACGAGCCCCGCGAGTGGACGCCGGTCGACTCGATGCTGATGGAGAAACAGATCTCGTGGGACCTGACGGGGAACTTCGGCGAGCTCCGGCGGGCGCTGGTCGCCGACCGGCTCGGCGAGGCCGTCGCGGCGGAGCTGTATCCCGAACGGATGGATCACGACACGCCGATCCTCCGCGACGCCGTCGACGCGGACCGCCTCGAGGGTGGTGACGGCGACGGAGATGGAACTGACGGCTCGAACGAACCGACCGACGCCGCCGCGAACGGATCGGTGGGGCCGGCGCTGACCGAGTGGCTCTCGAGGTACGAATCGCCGACGGGCGTCGGCTCGAACAGCTGGGTCGTCTCGGGCGACCACACCGAAAGCGGGACGCCCATCGTCGCCTACGACCCCCACCTCACGCTGATGACGCCCCCGCTGTGGTACGAACAGCACGTCGAGACGCCCGAACGGTCGGTCAGGGGCGCGACGTTCCCCGGCGTCCCGTTCGTCATCGCGGGCGCGAACGCGGCGGGCGTGTGGTCGTTCACCAACGTCGGCGCCGACGTGCTCGACTGCTACCGCTACGAGATCGACGACGAGGGCGAGCGCTATCGCTATCGGGGCGAGTGGCGCGAGTTCGACACGGAAGAGCGCGAACTCGCCGTCGCCGGCGGGGAGAATCGGATGATTACCGTCCGGAAGACGGTCCACGGACCGGTGCTCGAGCGCGAGGAGCGGACGGTCGGCGTCGCCTGGACCGGGCACACGGCCACCCGGACGACCGACGCGATATACGAGTTCGGTCGGAGCGGCGGGCTCGAGGACTTGCTCGAGGCCACGCGAAAGTTCGACCTGCCGACCCAGAATCTCGTCTACGCGGACGCCGACGGCCGGACGTGCTACTACGCGACGGGGAAGCTCCCGATCCGGACCGTCGACGGCGAGGAAGTGGCCGCGAACCGGATATTCGACGGCTCCGCGGGCGAGGGCGAGTGGACGGGCTTTACGCCCTTTGGCGAGTCCTCGTGGGACGGGTTCGTCCCGTTCGAGGAGAAACCGCACGCGATCGATCCCGACGTACTGGCGACGGCCAACCAGCGCGTCGTCGACGCCCCGGAGCACTACGTCGGCGTCGCCTACGCGGCGCCATACCGCGGCTCGCGAATCTACGAGCGGTTGGACGCCGCGCTCGAGGACGGTGGCGTTACGGACCTCGAGTTCCATCGCGACCTCCAGCGCGACACTCGCGACGGCCGGGCCGATCAGCTCCTGCCGGATCTGCTCGAGGCCGTGGCGGAGCGAGACGTCGGCGACCGACTCGAGACGGCCGCGGCGACGCTCGACGAGTGGGACCGACGGATGGGTCGCGACAGCGAGGGCGCGCTCGTCTTCGCCCGCTGGATGGACCACTTCCGTCGGCTGACCGTCGAGCCGCAGTTCGACGAGGCCGACCTCGACGACTCGTACTATCCGACCGACTGGGCGGTCGCGACGCTTTCGGCCCACGGCGACCTCTACGCGGACCGGCCGCGGGGCGAGACGATGGTCGCGGCGCTCGAGGCGGCCCTCGACGAGATCGACGAGGCGGGCTGGGAGGAGTACGGCGACTGGAACACGACGCGGGCGATCGAACATCCCTTCGGCGGGGAGGCCCCGTTCCTGAACCTCGACGAGCACGCCCTCGACGGCTCGCGAGCGACCGTCAACAACTATCGCGTCGGATCGGGCGTCGGCTCGAGCTGGCGGATGGTCGTCGAACCCGGTGGAACGGCGACGGCCGTCCTGCCCGGCGGGAACTCGGGGGATTACTTCTCCGATCACTACGACGACCAGTTCGAGCGCTGGATCGCCAACGAGCAGAAACCGATGGACCGGTCGACCGAGGCCGACGTCGCCGTCGAGTTCACCGGGGGGTCGTCGTGA
- a CDS encoding aldo/keto reductase produces the protein MEYTTLGSTGMEVSRLCLGCMSFGSSDWREWVLEDEESKEIIERAIDLGINFFDTANMYSRGESERILGEALEGHRERSVVATKGYFRMRDGDPLSGGLSRKAIEQELEASRERLGMDTIDLYQPHRWDPKTPIETTLRALDDAVRRGHVRYIGASSMWAHQFAESLHTSDSLGLERFQTMQNHYNLVYREEEREMLPLCEKEDVGVIPWSPLARGYLTRPHEEIDATKRGETEEHMYEHPYREGGGSEINERVAEIAADKGVTMAQVALAWLLHKDWVDAPIVGTTSVEHLEQAVEALDISLSESDIAYLEEPYEPVPVSGHS, from the coding sequence ATGGAGTACACGACCCTCGGTTCGACCGGCATGGAAGTCAGCCGCCTCTGCCTCGGCTGCATGAGCTTCGGCTCGAGCGACTGGCGCGAGTGGGTCCTCGAGGACGAGGAGAGCAAGGAGATCATCGAGCGGGCGATCGACCTCGGAATCAACTTCTTCGACACCGCGAACATGTACTCGCGGGGCGAATCCGAGCGCATCCTCGGCGAGGCCCTCGAGGGCCACCGCGAGCGCTCGGTCGTCGCGACGAAGGGGTACTTCCGGATGCGCGACGGCGATCCGCTCTCGGGCGGCCTCTCCCGGAAGGCCATCGAACAGGAACTCGAAGCGAGCCGCGAGCGACTGGGGATGGACACGATCGACCTCTACCAGCCCCACCGGTGGGACCCCAAGACGCCGATCGAGACGACCCTGCGGGCGCTCGACGACGCGGTTCGGCGGGGTCACGTCCGCTACATCGGCGCCTCCTCGATGTGGGCCCACCAGTTCGCGGAGTCGCTGCACACCAGCGACAGCCTGGGCCTCGAGCGGTTCCAGACGATGCAGAACCACTATAACCTCGTCTACCGCGAGGAAGAGCGGGAGATGCTGCCCCTCTGCGAGAAGGAGGACGTGGGAGTCATCCCGTGGTCGCCGCTGGCCCGCGGCTACCTCACGCGCCCCCACGAGGAAATCGACGCCACGAAACGCGGCGAGACGGAGGAACACATGTACGAACACCCCTACCGCGAGGGCGGCGGGTCGGAGATCAACGAGCGCGTGGCCGAGATCGCCGCCGACAAGGGCGTCACGATGGCCCAGGTCGCGCTGGCGTGGCTGTTGCACAAGGACTGGGTCGACGCGCCGATCGTCGGGACGACCAGCGTGGAGCACCTCGAGCAGGCCGTCGAAGCGCTGGACATCTCGCTGTCGGAGTCGGATATCGCGTACCTCGAAGAGCCGTACGAACCGGTGCCGGTGTCGGGGCACTCCTGA
- a CDS encoding winged helix-turn-helix domain-containing protein, whose translation MSTDVGTADGTETRELLHFLTQETRFALVANILQHPEGLPSMYELEQLNPSVSEATVYKHVQKLIDAGIVEAVALSDDERRQGYPWKFYGLTDAGRELLGRHNLLRAEETLKRIYGTISDKPEKMVKYENAPRPDRD comes from the coding sequence ATGAGTACCGACGTGGGTACCGCCGACGGGACGGAGACGCGGGAACTCCTGCACTTTCTCACCCAGGAGACCCGGTTCGCGCTCGTCGCCAACATCCTGCAACACCCCGAGGGACTGCCCTCGATGTACGAACTCGAGCAGTTGAACCCGAGCGTCAGCGAGGCGACCGTCTACAAACACGTCCAGAAGCTGATCGACGCCGGCATCGTCGAGGCGGTCGCGCTGTCCGACGACGAGCGCCGGCAGGGCTACCCCTGGAAGTTCTACGGCCTGACCGACGCGGGCCGCGAACTCCTCGGGCGCCACAACCTGCTTCGGGCCGAGGAGACGCTCAAACGGATCTACGGGACGATTTCCGACAAACCAGAGAAGATGGTGAAGTACGAGAACGCGCCGCGACCCGATCGGGACTGA
- a CDS encoding CBS domain-containing protein, translating into MELPTPADLRQRRTDLGLTQSELAETADVSQPLIARIEGGDVDPRLSTLRRIVNALEKAESDVVRAEDLMNEAVVSVAPDDAVKAAAREMEEEAYSQLAVIQDGIPVGSISQSDLVHLDSEARDEPVEDHMSESFPTVSKDATLDEISNLLEHYKAVMITEAGETVGIITEADIASRFS; encoded by the coding sequence ATGGAACTTCCGACGCCCGCGGACCTGCGCCAGCGCCGCACCGATCTCGGGCTGACCCAGAGCGAACTCGCGGAGACGGCCGACGTCTCCCAGCCCCTGATCGCCCGGATCGAAGGCGGCGACGTCGATCCGCGCCTCTCGACGCTGCGCCGGATCGTCAACGCCCTCGAGAAGGCCGAGAGCGACGTCGTCCGCGCCGAGGATCTGATGAACGAGGCCGTCGTCAGCGTCGCGCCCGACGACGCCGTCAAGGCGGCCGCCCGCGAGATGGAGGAGGAGGCCTACTCCCAATTGGCGGTCATCCAGGACGGTATTCCGGTGGGCTCGATCAGCCAGAGCGACCTCGTCCACCTCGACTCCGAGGCGCGGGACGAACCCGTCGAGGACCACATGAGCGAGAGCTTTCCGACGGTGTCGAAGGACGCGACGCTGGACGAGATCAGCAACCTGCTCGAGCACTACAAGGCCGTGATGATCACCGAGGCCGGCGAGACGGTCGGGATCATCACCGAGGCCGACATCGCCTCGCGGTTCTCCTGA
- a CDS encoding DUF555 domain-containing protein: MGNYLVAMEAAWLVRDVEQIDDAIGVAVSEAGKRLNSEDMDYVEVEVGATGCPACGEPFDSAFIAADTALVGLALEMEVYNADGEEHASRIAKSEVGGALRDVPLSVVEVVETPDED; the protein is encoded by the coding sequence ATGGGAAACTATCTCGTCGCGATGGAAGCCGCGTGGCTGGTTCGTGACGTCGAGCAGATCGACGACGCCATCGGCGTCGCCGTCAGCGAGGCCGGGAAACGACTGAACAGCGAAGACATGGACTACGTCGAGGTCGAGGTCGGCGCGACGGGCTGTCCGGCCTGCGGCGAGCCTTTCGACTCGGCCTTCATCGCGGCCGACACCGCGCTCGTGGGCCTCGCGCTCGAGATGGAAGTCTACAACGCCGACGGCGAGGAACACGCCTCCAGGATCGCCAAGAGCGAGGTCGGCGGTGCGCTGCGAGACGTCCCCCTCTCGGTCGTCGAGGTCGTCGAGACGCCCGACGAGGACTGA
- the psmB gene encoding archaeal proteasome endopeptidase complex subunit beta, which translates to MRAPQHNSDFSRTVDQLADDPNPYEPEIGSMPQNDLSRADLDNVNKTGTTTIGISTADGVIIATDMRASLGGRFVSNKNVQKVEQIHPTAALTLVGSVGGAQSFISSLRAEVNLYGARRGEGMSIDALATLAGNFARGGPFFAIHPILGGVDEEGSHVYSIDPAGGVMEDDYTVTGSGMQLAYGHLEQAYEPDMSNEEAKTVAARGIKSAVERDTGSGNGVFLCEITDEGVDIHGHHDFDEVL; encoded by the coding sequence ATGCGAGCACCTCAGCACAATTCGGACTTCTCCCGTACCGTCGACCAGTTGGCCGACGATCCGAACCCCTACGAGCCCGAGATCGGGTCGATGCCCCAGAACGACCTGTCGCGGGCCGACCTCGACAACGTCAACAAGACCGGCACGACGACGATCGGCATCTCGACGGCCGACGGCGTCATCATCGCGACGGACATGCGCGCCAGCCTCGGCGGCCGGTTCGTCTCGAACAAGAACGTCCAGAAGGTCGAGCAGATCCACCCGACGGCCGCGCTCACGCTGGTCGGCAGCGTCGGCGGCGCCCAGTCGTTCATCTCGAGTCTCCGCGCCGAGGTTAACCTCTACGGGGCCCGACGCGGCGAGGGGATGAGCATCGACGCGCTGGCGACGCTCGCCGGCAACTTCGCCCGCGGCGGTCCATTCTTCGCCATCCACCCGATCCTGGGCGGCGTCGACGAGGAAGGGAGCCACGTCTACAGCATCGACCCCGCCGGCGGCGTCATGGAGGACGACTACACCGTCACCGGCTCCGGGATGCAACTCGCCTACGGTCACTTAGAGCAGGCCTACGAACCGGACATGTCCAACGAGGAGGCCAAGACGGTCGCCGCCCGCGGTATCAAGTCCGCCGTCGAGCGCGACACCGGCTCCGGCAACGGCGTCTTCCTCTGTGAGATCACCGACGAGGGCGTCGACATCCACGGCCACCACGACTTCGACGAAGTGCTGTAA
- a CDS encoding Gfo/Idh/MocA family protein produces MIGDGIGVGIVGLGGMGHLHARSIRELGASVVAGADLVEAQRRRFADEFGAATYETHDGLLEDDAVDAVIVTTPNRFHEPIAVAALEAGRHVLVEKPLAHTLESAERIARTAARSDGICMVGFHNRHAASMAMFDEQHARGRFGDLTHVEANYVRRRGVPGPGSWFTDPELAGGGALLDIGVHALDLALYALDFPEITEVTGVTRTTFGTDEEYADPEGFGDNWDAEAETYEVDDSVSAFIRTAEGQTVSLEAAWATNREESMDFRVRGTNAGAQFDIGDTSLEILEAGTAGCDHYADVTMTGDAALTGYSEQDEQFLETIALGATPETNTVEEALTVQRVIDAIYRSSETGYAAQLAEPQVSEHQLEQATQLE; encoded by the coding sequence ATGATCGGCGACGGGATCGGCGTCGGAATCGTCGGCTTGGGTGGAATGGGTCACCTGCACGCGCGGAGTATCCGCGAACTCGGCGCCAGCGTCGTCGCCGGTGCCGACCTCGTCGAGGCGCAGCGACGACGCTTCGCCGACGAGTTCGGCGCGGCGACCTACGAGACCCACGACGGACTCCTCGAAGACGACGCCGTCGACGCCGTCATCGTCACGACGCCCAACCGGTTCCACGAACCGATCGCCGTCGCCGCCCTCGAGGCCGGCCGCCACGTGCTCGTCGAGAAGCCGCTGGCCCACACGCTCGAGAGCGCCGAGCGGATCGCCCGGACCGCAGCGCGCTCGGATGGGATCTGTATGGTCGGCTTCCACAACCGCCACGCCGCGTCGATGGCCATGTTCGACGAGCAACACGCCCGCGGCCGCTTCGGCGACCTCACGCACGTCGAGGCGAACTACGTCCGCCGCCGGGGCGTTCCGGGCCCCGGGTCGTGGTTCACCGATCCCGAACTCGCGGGCGGCGGCGCCCTGCTGGATATCGGCGTCCACGCGCTCGATCTCGCCCTCTACGCGCTGGACTTCCCCGAGATCACGGAGGTCACCGGCGTCACTCGAACGACGTTCGGCACCGACGAGGAGTACGCCGACCCCGAGGGCTTCGGCGACAACTGGGACGCCGAAGCGGAGACCTACGAGGTCGACGACTCGGTCAGCGCCTTCATCCGCACCGCGGAGGGCCAGACCGTCTCCCTCGAGGCCGCCTGGGCGACCAATCGCGAGGAGAGCATGGACTTCCGCGTGCGCGGGACGAACGCCGGTGCGCAGTTCGATATCGGTGACACCAGTCTCGAAATTCTCGAGGCGGGCACCGCGGGCTGTGACCACTACGCCGACGTCACGATGACCGGCGACGCCGCGCTGACCGGCTACTCGGAACAGGACGAGCAGTTCCTCGAGACGATCGCACTGGGCGCGACGCCCGAGACGAACACCGTCGAGGAAGCGCTGACCGTCCAGCGCGTCATCGACGCCATCTACCGCTCGAGCGAGACCGGGTACGCCGCTCAACTCGCCGAGCCGCAGGTCTCCGAGCACCAGCTCGAACAGGCGACGCAACTCGAGTAA